A stretch of the Leguminivora glycinivorella isolate SPB_JAAS2020 chromosome 2, LegGlyc_1.1, whole genome shotgun sequence genome encodes the following:
- the LOC125237665 gene encoding trypsin beta-like: MLLLPIIWFNVIKTLYAYQVTNSGDELSSRILYGERANISDYPFFAALSNCGAAIISDRWLVTAAHCVISNTGPVWVGGDSIKSSQRYTYDKAVIYPHYQEIVFSILLNDIAILRLSQPLKFSNTVKAIKLPKQDYERNAIHAFAGKGTNEKKQMSQYLMRMNVRTVKQEECLSHGTNRLLRRYLEPYLDCISNVTICSTRTENKPGMCFGDSGSPLVRNNILVGIASYITDRDCKRARLGLFTNVAPFVDWITSVTGVK, translated from the exons ATGTTGCTACTCCCAATTATTTGGTTTAACGTGATCAAAACACTTTATGCTTATCAAGTCACCAATTCTG GTGATGAACTGTCGTCTCGTATTTTGTACGGGGAAAGGGCCAATATAAGTGACTATCCATTCTTCGCTGCGCTATCAAATTGTGGGGCTGCCATAATCTCGGACAGGTGGTTGGTCACAGCGGCCCACTGCGTTAT TAGTAACACAGGCCCGGTATGGGTAGGAGGCGACAGTATTAAGAGCAGCCAACGTTACACATACGACAAAGCGGTCATATATCCTCATTACCAAGAAATTGTTTTTTCAATTCTTCTCAATGATATAGCGATACTAAGGCTGTCTCAACCGTTGAAGTTCAGCAACACTGTTAAAGCAATAAAACTGCCAAAACAAGACTATGAAAGGAATGCAATCCATGCATTTGCTGGAAAGGGGACAAACGAG AAAAAGCAAATGTCTCAATACCTAATGAGAATGAACGTGCGTACTGTGAAACAAGAAGAGTGTTTATCTCACGGAACTAATAGGCTGTTGCGTCGCTATTTAGAACCATATTTAGATTGCATTTCTAATGTCACTATTTGCTCTACAAGGACGGAAAATAAGCCTGGGATGTGCTTT GGTGACTCCGGCAGTCCTCTCGTTCGTAACAACATCCTGGTAGGAATCGCGTCCTACATAACAGACCGAGACTGCAAGAGGGCTAGACTCGGCTTGTTTACCAATGTCGCTCCTTTCGTGGACTGGATAACATCCGTTACTGGagttaaataa